taatatataagatATATAGCAACATTggttaaattttactttattaaaatgtaaaaaaaaaatgtgttaCATTTTTTCATGATTCAATGTATTTGTACCCACATCTCTAATAGGGGTGTGCATGGGTCGGATGAAATCGGGTTTGTTGTAACACAGACTCAGTCCGAAATATATAACGGGCCTATTGGTTAGGCCCAAACCCAACTTTAGACCCAATGAAACCTATACACTTTCGGGTCATGATTATAGCAGGTAAAAATTgggccgttaacattacattatcttgataccttcttgtaagctagtatgtgaaaatatccaaatttcaagactccaaccattatttgacatagtaaaattcacttagaaaaatataacaagaaccaactcttctctaaaattaaagtataaccataatcaatactaatattgtctaataacaccaaatatttaaatcaatacaaataacacaatattatgcattagtctaaagtcttatacattttaaacataaaacattaacttatagtcttataatgactaataacacaaaatattaaggtttacaatatttaaatttcacataaaaataaccTTCattcatcactaataacacaaaatattaattgtgtatgatgaccgggccacTGGATCGAGTTTAGGTGATCCAAACTATGGCCTGGACCTGACGCAAAATAATGatcgggtctatttttgagacccttacccaacgctaaacccgatgaaatcacaccaaattaatctttaaaatatttgaaaccAAACCGAATCTTCAAACCGGACCGAACTATGCACACCGCTAGTTCTAACAAAGACAATAACCACTGATAGCAAACTCAAATGAGGCCAAAATGTATCTTTAAATGTTCTAAGCtgattctttctttttattactTATATTATACCTTTCTGGACAAAGTAATGGCTGGTGACTTATCTAAAATATTTACTATCCCTTCCGTCcacaactcaaataattaaaataaacattaaaaaaaaaaatattgagtgTGGTCACAACCTAGATACCTGGCCAGTTTTGTTTTCTACTTCATCTTCCTGCTGTATAATAATAGAGAGCTTTTTCATGGGTAAGTGAGTAAGTCAACTAACAAGTACatacattatatattatatattattttaaacacAAATAAAGTTTCTAATGTATGTAAGTACAACAACAACCATCATACGGTGGAAATTAAAATGCCTATTTTGGTTTGCATTTGTTGTTATTATAGTTTCATCCAAATAGCTAAACAATTAATGAAAACCATTCttgtttatatattaataaataaattgagattaatattataataatcacattgagaaagaaaacaaaggaagcTAAGTGAAGTACTTATTAGTGTTAAGGCAATGTAGGACAATACATCCATTCAGCACTGCAAACAAGATAAAACCTTGTcagtacttttatttttttcccctttgctTTTTTACATTTTAACCAAAATTAAACCACTCTCAAGTTTGGTGCAAAATGTTCTCAAAACATGTACTTAGAAGGACCCTAATAAACAACATTAGTTCTTAGAATAATTAACACTTAAAACTATGCACACCtgattgagaaaattaattaaaacagacaataaatttaaaaagaaaaagcagaGCTAGCTAAGAGAATATTCTGTGTTTGAATTCTCTAGTGAGTCTTGAAGGGGAGAGGGGGTTGATTTGGTAACTTCACCGTATAAACTGCAAAGggaatcttcttcttcaatcattTTAAGCAAGTTGTGAACTGCACTTGCAATGTCATCTACAGAACCAAGTTGGCATTCTTCTTCAACCTTCATTTGAATTAATAAACAATGAATTTTTCTAAATAAGGACACAACATTATTATTCATTAATCAAATAGTAAGTGTAATAGTAACAGAATTAACATACCTTGGCGCTAATGGAATAGAGTACTAAGGGGTCCATGGAGGTGACATTGAGATGCAAAATGGTGAGAGAGAGATTCTGAAAACCAGAAAGCAACTTTGAAAGTTGCTTGGGGCTTTTCCTTGAGAGGATTCTGAGGTTTGCATGGGTTTCAATCAAAGTAACCTCAATGTCAGCCATGGCtgcttgattattattattattattgttagtcTTGTTGTGGTGGGAAGCATATTTGTTTGGAGCCTGAGACCAAGTGAACTGTGGATGCACAAAGAAATGAGAAAAAGGGGCTGAtcccatcaccatcatcatcatcatcatcaactcatcttcattgttattcttgttggatTGTTGTGCTGCCATTCCTTGATGTACAAGCTTCAACTTTTGAGCCTCAAGACACTGCAACAGCTGCTCTAGCTCCTTCACAAACTCTATAGCTCCACCTACTATTGATGCTTGATCACCCTAATTAACATTTTAAAtcattcaattttcaattaGTATACTTGTTATGTCTATGTATGCATGAACATAAATTTGAGAGAATAGAAAGAAACCCTTTGGACATAGGATTCAGGCATGAGTGAGCGAAGAACAGCAAGATGCTCATTCATGAGCTTCCTTCTGTTCCTTTCAACAGTAATGTGGATCATTCTTTGATTCTCAGCTTCTTCTTTGTTCTTGCATACCCTTGgctttctccttctcttcttcttcccttgcCCTGCTTCACCCGATTGCCGTTTTCGTGTTGTTGTCCTCTCTCCATACTCTTCCACCTTGTTTTCTTCTACCAAGAAAGAAGTAGATGAACTTCCATGGCTGCTAAAAGGGGTTGCAGAAATAGTATCATACACAACGAAGTTGGAAAACTCATTTGATGAtgaaagatgatgatgatcttCTAATAAGGCCATTGCTTTTTGCTCTCAACAATAATAACCTTTCTCAATGTAACATTACACACCACCCCAATCTTTTATATCAGAATCTAACTTGATgattatataagaaaaaaaaaattgagaaaagggtaaataaattttgatatgagGTTATGCAGCACGTGACCTGCACAGAAAAGGAGTTACACTTTTCAGCAATAACAAAGTTAGTAAATTAAGTTGCGTTTGTTTTTTAGAACAGGACAGGACAAGACACTGATGGATagagatataaaattttgtattcttatattctgtttggtgataaaatagaacaaattataaaaatctaatttattctcattttttttcattcaaaaaatttaaaataaaaaatataataataaaaaaatataattataaaaaattaacaaaaataataaaaaataaaaaataaattatgtcaTTAATTCAGTGTCTCTGAATATACTGTCtctatctatattttttctgtcaaacataattttatatttctgtatTTATATCTCAGTATCctgtttttataaataaatgcggccttagaaaaaaaaagggtgTGAGTGAGTGATTGTTTGTAATTGCAATTGCAATTGCAATTTGCTTTGGTTGGCTCCCTAATTGGATAGATGCTGTGAAAGAGTGCAGAGAATCTGCAATGAGAGAGTGAAGTGAGGGACCCAAATCGATATGGaaagtgtatatatatgcataacGCAtgcatatacatacatacatgcaTACATCACATGCCCCACGTAGAGATTCCTcccaaaaattattattatggcTTCCTAATTTGACAATACAGAGTTTACATTCCACATGTCATTTGCATATATCAACATTTTCCTCTTCCTCAAAGCTTAGTCATTTTGATGTGTCATGTATATGGATGCAACTTCATTTCTATTATGAGTTATGACAAATGCATCTGTCCCCTACTACATGGTGCGTACTTCCCGACCCGTTGTTACTTTGATTTTCAAGTGAATAGTGTGCTTTATTTCTGATCTTTTTAAGAACTTGTTATACCTTTGATATGCTAGATTGTAATCACATTAATGATCGTGAGGACCACCATGTACTTCACAATTAGGAAAATAATCTTTCAAGCTAAGTCAATCACCTTTGTTAATGTAATGCGTATCATCTAAAACAGACAAATGCATGTAACTGAATCCAATTAAGGCCTCGTTTGATGGAAAATAAAGACTTGACGTGCATCATTcaactattataaaatataatgtgtatacaaaaattaattattaaattagatatacatattatatatttgtgtgttGTTGTTTCAGTATTGTTGAGCATTTCGAGGTATATTTCGTTTTTTTGTGAAGAGAAGTTCGATTCTTCTTCGTCCAACCAGTTATACTTCGGTCAAGTAGTAGAATGTAGAAATATGGGTCTTTATAATGGTAAAAAGTCACTTATAGTTGTATTTATGAGAAATTGATATTTAAACATTATGAGatgatttaataaatttatttaaattattattaataatttttaaatattaattttatataaaaataattgtatatgaatttttattatttataattagatgaATTATTTTAAAGTTACCAAGttgaaataaatgaataattaatttaatgattaaGTTATTATTTCGTAGTTACAACCGAGttataatgaaaaaattatgtatatatatgttatcttaaatattattattatatattttgtattttaatatgtattttagaTTGATAACTCATTTgatgaataaatttatatacAAGCATGAatgtaattattattgttaaaaaattattgcagaatccttattattagtttaaaataattgagaaataataaaaattaatctaaaataattcaaaattttaaattttgtatttattaattattactaaaataaataagtaattttagatataatgaatatataaatgtaaatattatatatatatatatatataagtactAAGTCAAATAAAGTAACTTTGTGTTATTGTGTACTTATTAACATTATTATTTCTTACCTAgttaatagtataatattagttttgggaagttttaatttgaaaagtaagtaattgaaaTGAAGAAGATGCATGAGAATTTGTGAATTACATTTACTTAATTTAGAAGAAGTTAGTAAAATAATGGGGTTgataggaagaagaagaaaggaaagagaaaagaagatacCGTTTTGTGGGTGATGAAGACATATGAAGGAGAGAGAAGTTTTGTGAGGAGAGGTTGGACCACGGTCCAATGTGTCAGAACCCCTCGATCTCACCATGTGAATCTGGTTTGCAAAGCCTTCCCTTCACGGAAAAAGTACATCTCTCTCACCTCTGCAACTGCAAGCACTCACATTTTGAAATCATGTCATTCAATTTTCCACATTCTTCTTCTCccattctatatatataaatatatatattactctTTCTCTACTTTCTTGAAAATGAAGTTTTATCAACTATCAAACAATGAGTTGTGAGTTTCTTTCATGATCTATCAATGTCCGTGCACAGACCATAACATGCAATTGCATGTGCAACCACATCCATGCCTATCGTTAATTTTTATGTGCCCTCAAGGTTATATATATAACTCACAATTTCTAATGTATGTCAGAATTTGAAATTGCCAATTCACTACCTCATATTATATACTACACAATACCACCTTATAACTAGTCCTTTGTAAAACCTCAGTCCAATTCAATTGGATTATGTGAAATATAAATTTGTAAGAGTAGAACACAGGAGAATAGTTGATGATTTTTTACTCAggattgatatttttattaattaggaGCAGTTGTACTTACAAAAGATATAAGaattaaaagtaaatataaCATGTTGATTGAAAGGTTCCATTAAAAAAGTCTAAATGTGCAATGTTTTTTGCTGAATTGTATGCGATTTGGAGAGGTTTATTTCTAGTTTAGAATAGTGAATTTTGTGAGATTATTTGTGAAAAAGACTGTTTAGAAGCTTTTTTCTTAGTAAATCAAAGAATATTTAGTAAAGATATTTTAGAATGGGATTTGACAAAGCATATACAGGAGATTATGAATTGGAATTGGAgagtttttattcttttaatttagagAAATGCAAATAGTGTTGCAGATTATATGGCTAGAGTAATTACTTCTGGTGCGAACATTCACTGAAATTGGAGTCAACCATGGAGTGAGATTCAACGTCTAATAGATTTAGATATGAACttagtcaattttttttctgtttagtaaaaaaaaaagtaaatataagATACTTTGAACAcgtattaagtttttttttatagtatttaaaaggtgaactaaaaaaaaatcgaaTAGATATTTGGTGGATATGATCTAGTTTACGATCTGTATGGATTGATATGCCTCTAGAAAGGATATTATTGAATCGACCATAGCTTAGACCTAATTTTAAAGTTCTACCGTAACAGTTTAATTGAATTAATCATAACATGCAATTGAATCATTGCATGTACAAGTAGACCGCTACTGTTTGATATTTATGTTCTATCAACAACGTTAATAAACCATGTATTATTCACTTTATACTTTATAGTTTATAATAACCGGTACCACACTATTACAAGGCATTAGAAATAGAgaattattctaataaaaatgtcaaaaatattttttatgatagattttagtttaaaaaatataatttatttgttttgtcacactttaaacaaaaataacatttttatagtatatgaaaatcaaattttagaatttatcatctaataatcaaaataaaatatttttatacaatgATAATTATTAATCTTTATTGAAGTATCTACCCTAAAAATATagcatgaaattgaaattgccaAATCAGTTGAATTGACCAACACAGAGGGGCAAAAAAGTATTTCTATAGCTGCCAATGGcttgcaacaaaattaacaTCAACATATGAAACACTGTTAATATCCAACGGTAGTTGGTAAATATGGACATAAATAATACAAGCAAAGATAGAAAGACTAACAAAAATGACACAGAGGATATCAGCAAACAAGTTTACCAATTCTGTAAGGATATATTTCCTGcataaaatttattgaaagaaattataatttataattaaagatGGAAATAAAGCATGTATCAAGTTTCAATCCTCAATTAAATGCTTCTTCAAAGTAGTGACAGCTTTAATTCCACGAATGGTATCAGACTGCATCAGAAGTACAAATACAGCTAAAAAATGGTGTCATTCAAATAGTCAAAGCAATCTCTTATAACATCAATAATTGGAAAAAACATTGGCAGTGACAGACCCTAATGCTGATAATGAAATTAGTGTTATAAGACTGAATTGAAACCCCCTATCATTTCAtcttttatccaaatatttagTCTAAAAAATGATCCtattaagtggatgaattatgCTTTGATAGTAATTGAAACTATCTAGAAAAGTTGTTATCTCTATACTTGTGTCATGAATTATGAAATAGGTTTATGCGTTGAGTTTCTAAGTGTCCCAATTCCACcttgaaaagcaaaagaacaagtTCGAAAGACACATGAGATATTGCAAATTGAGCGTGGAAACTCAGGTACAATCGagtttacgtgaagttgatatttgagaatcgttagatgagttgactgatttgactaaattttcatctaaagCCTCTTAAATATCAATTTCATATAAAGTCAACTTCACTCGCCCAAATTGAGTATACATAAATATGTGTTGTTATTGCTAAGTAAAAATTATGATCCTAAAGGCTTTATTACTggattaacaagaaaaatattctaatataCATAGATAGCTACATATATactaagaaattaattaaatcaagtATCAATTTGCACCAacacgcgaagaagaagaaggaacagAGAGAGTGTGATGATCAACATAACCACAGTTAGTACAAGGCGGAACAAGGGGCTTTGCCGccgccatcatcatcatcatctcctTGTAACTCTCGCAGCTTCTCGAGTATTggtgattcttcttcttcttcatatcATTGTTAACAATTCTCAACTCTGCATCCTCCTGCAACCTCAACCTATACCTATCATCATC
The Arachis duranensis cultivar V14167 chromosome 5, aradu.V14167.gnm2.J7QH, whole genome shotgun sequence genome window above contains:
- the LOC107487193 gene encoding transcription factor bHLH71, producing the protein MALLEDHHHLSSSNEFSNFVVYDTISATPFSSHGSSSTSFLVEENKVEEYGERTTTRKRQSGEAGQGKKKRRRKPRVCKNKEEAENQRMIHITVERNRRKLMNEHLAVLRSLMPESYVQRGDQASIVGGAIEFVKELEQLLQCLEAQKLKLVHQGMAAQQSNKNNNEDELMMMMMMVMGSAPFSHFFVHPQFTWSQAPNKYASHHNKTNNNNNNNQAAMADIEVTLIETHANLRILSRKSPKQLSKLLSGFQNLSLTILHLNVTSMDPLVLYSISAKVEEECQLGSVDDIASAVHNLLKMIEEEDSLCSLYGEVTKSTPSPLQDSLENSNTEYSLS